The sequence GCCGGCTCCAGACCCCCATCCAACCGGACCTGGCCGTCTCAAGGCGATCGCTTCCTCATGACGAGAGTCTTACGGCGGCGGCACCGTCGCCGGATGAGGGCGAGCCGGACACCCGTGCCCGCGGCGGTTGCGATCCCACGGCGGGGAAATCGAGGTGCCACGAGGCTCCGCCCGCGGGCACGATGAGGCATGACCTGGACCTTCACCGATGACGTCGACGTGTTCCTCGCCGCGGCCGGCCCGTCGCTCGGCGCGCGGCCCGTGGAGCACACGGTGGTGCTGAGCGTCACCGAGCGGCTGAGGCGTTCGGGCGCGCACACGTACGGCGACGGCGATCCGGTCCTCGGCTGGTGGCGCGGCGCGGACGGGACGGTGGCCGGGACCCTGGTCCGCACTCCGCCGCATGCCGCGCTGCTGACCGCCGTGGCCCCGGAGGCGGTGGGGCCGCTGGTGGAGGCGCTGGGCGCGGGTCCCGACCTGGACGAGGTCAACGCGGACCGGGACATCGCGGCGCTGCTGGCCGCCCGGCTGCCGGGCTGCCGGACCGTGCAGGAGCAGCGGCTGTACCGGCTGGGCACGCTGCGGCCGCCCTCCCCCGCGCCGGAGGGCCGGGCCAGGGCGGCGACGCGGGCCGACCGGGGGCTGCTGGTGGCCTGGGTGCGGGGGTTCGCGGACGCGACCGGGCAGTCCAGGTCCTCGGCCGAGTGGCTGGTGGACGAGGGCACGGAACGCGGGTCGCTCACCCTCTGGGAGAACGGCGGCACCCCGGTGGCCCTGGCGGGGCGCACCCGGCTGCCGGCGGGCACGGTGCGGGTGACGCTGGTGTACACCCCGCCGGATTTCCGTGACCGGGGGTACGGGGCCGCCGTGACGGCCGCGTCCTCGCGGGCCGCCCTGGCGGAGGGCGCGGCGGAGGTCCTGCTCTTCACTGACCTGGCCAACCCGACGAGCAACGGCGTGTATCTGCGCATCGGCTATGAGCCGGTGGCGGACCGGGTGCGGTTGAGGAGGGACACGTGACGGTCGAGTCCTCGGGGGCGGAGCCGATGTGGCTCGTGGCGGCGAACGTGGTGCGGTGGCGGCGGTACGGGGACGGCGGCCAGGAGTTGCGGCCGGGGACGAAGTCGTACCGGGGCGGGGCGAAGGTGTACGTCGTCGACACCTATCCGGGCATGGGGCACGAGCAGGTGACCACCATCGGGCGGGCCCGCACCGGTCGTTGGATCACCGTGGACACGGGCTCGCGCCATCTGCACACCTTCCGGGCGAAGTTGGCGTACGCGCCGGCCCTGCGGCGACGGGCCGAAGCGATCGGGGTGCGCCCGCGGTCCCGGGAGGAGGCCGAAGAGCTGGCCGGACTGCTGGAGCGGCTCGCCGCCGGGTACCGCGACACCCACTACCGCACACCGCACCCCACGCCGTGCCTCTGCCACGCGTGCCTGGTCACCCCAGGGTGAGCCGGGGCTTCGGCCCGTCCGTGCGGCCGGTGGGCGGGGTGCGGCTGCCCGCGGCGTACGGGAGGGGCCAGGGCGCGCCCGGTCCCGTGTAGCCCTGTTCGGCCGCGGCGTGGAGGGTCCAGTGCGGGTCGTACAGGTGGGGGCGGGCCAGGGCGCAGAGGTCGGCGCGGCCCGCCAGGAGCAGGGAGTTGACGTCGTCCCACGAGGAGATCGCGCCGACCGCGATGACGGGGACGTCCACGGTGTTGCGGATCCGGTCGGCGTACGGGGTCTGGTAGGAGCGGCCGTACTCGGGACGCTCCCCGGGCACGACCTGGCCGGTGGAGACGTCGATGGCGTCGGCCCCGTGCTCCGCGAAGGCACGGGCGATCGTGACGGCGCCCTCGGCGTCGGTGCCGCCCTCGGCCCAGTCGGTGGCGGAGATCCGCACGGTCATCGGCCTCTCCCGCGGCCAGACCTCCCGCACGGCGTCGAAGACTTCGAGGGGGAAGCGCAGGCGGCCGACCAGGGATCCGCCGTAGGCGTCGGTGCGGTGGTTGGTGAGCGGGGAGAGGAAGCCGGACAGCAGATAGCCGTGGGCGCAGTGCAGTTCGAGGAGGTCGAAGCCGCTGCTCGCGGCGCGCCGGGCGGCGGTGACGAACTGCTCGCGTACGGCGTCGAGTCCGGCCTCGCCCAGCTCGGCCGGGACCTGGCTGACGCCGGGGGCGTACGGGAGGGGGGAGGCGGCGGTCAGCGGCCAGTTGCCGCTGTC is a genomic window of Streptomyces sp. YPW6 containing:
- a CDS encoding GNAT family N-acetyltransferase → MTWTFTDDVDVFLAAAGPSLGARPVEHTVVLSVTERLRRSGAHTYGDGDPVLGWWRGADGTVAGTLVRTPPHAALLTAVAPEAVGPLVEALGAGPDLDEVNADRDIAALLAARLPGCRTVQEQRLYRLGTLRPPSPAPEGRARAATRADRGLLVAWVRGFADATGQSRSSAEWLVDEGTERGSLTLWENGGTPVALAGRTRLPAGTVRVTLVYTPPDFRDRGYGAAVTAASSRAALAEGAAEVLLFTDLANPTSNGVYLRIGYEPVADRVRLRRDT